The sequence ATATAGATAGCAGACAAATGTCTGTTATGTCAAGAGGCGATGTTGGACGCGGGGTTTTTAGCGTGTAAGGGCAGGGGGCAGGCGGTCGGGCGGTGGTCCGGCCGTCGCGGAGAAGACTAACAGGTGGCGGCAGAACTGGGATGGTTGGCAGTGGCGGGGGCGCTGGGCGCACTGAGCCGCTACGGCATGGGAGCGCTGGCCTACCGCACGCTGGGCACGGCGCTGCCCTGGGGCACACTGCTGGTAAACGTAGTGGGCTGTTTCCTGCTCGGCTTCATCATGCACTACGGGCTGGCCAACGCGGCCCTGTCGCGCACGGTCAGGTTGGCGGTAACGGTGGGATTCCTTGGATCATTCACTACTTTTTCGACCTTTGGATACGAGACCCTGCGCTACCTTGAAAGCGGCGCTACCACGCTGGCGCTGGCCAACATAGCGCTCAATCTGCTGGTGGGCCTGGCCGCGGTCTGGGCCGGACTGGCACTGGCCCGTACGGTGCTGGGCAGCTTATAGAGCCCCCCAGATGGGTTTTCCCTTGACACAAGGGGCCTGGTGACTGCATTATCGTCGACAGGTTGCGCCTTGCCCGCGCTTCTCGCAGCCTCCAACGAAGACAAAGGAGACCCCGACATGAAGAAGTTTTTCCCCATCGCTTTTGCCGCCGCCCTGGCCATGACCCTCACGGCGTTTGCCG comes from Candidatus Binatota bacterium and encodes:
- the crcB gene encoding fluoride efflux transporter CrcB; the encoded protein is MGWLAVAGALGALSRYGMGALAYRTLGTALPWGTLLVNVVGCFLLGFIMHYGLANAALSRTVRLAVTVGFLGSFTTFSTFGYETLRYLESGATTLALANIALNLLVGLAAVWAGLALARTVLGSL